The Terriglobales bacterium genome segment ATGACCCAGGCGACGGTGAGCAGGATGGCGCGCAGCACGCGCACATTCTAAAGGGAGGTGGCGCGGGACCGGCGGGGTCGCCGGTCCCTACCGGAGAATTTTGTGGGGTAGGCGCCGGCGACTCGCCGGCGCGCTATTTTCCGCGGACGACCGTCTTCGCCGTAGCCATATTGCCGTAGCGGTCATAGACGCGGACCACGACAACGTGCTCCGAGGAATCGCCGCGCTGCTTCTTGTCGGGCGCGGCGGCGGGGATGGGCACGCTGAAGTCGTAGTTCTCCGTCCTCGAGTCGGAGATCTGGCCCACAGGCTCGACGAAGTTCCAGTCGCCGGCGTCGACCGAGTACTCGGCGCGGCGGATGGGCGAGAAGGCGTCGGAGGCGCGGAAGAGGAGGTGCAGCGCGCCGGCTTCGCTGGCGCCCGCGAGATCGCTGATGACCGGCGGCGTGGTGTCGATCTCGAAGCGGCCGGACTCCCGCTCGTCGGTGAGCGCGTCGTCGGGCGAGTGCGAGGGCGCGTCCGACGCGACGACCTTCACGGTGTAGCCGCCGTCGGGGAACAGCGCGCTCTCGACGGAGAAGAACTTGTCGGTCACGCCGTCCTTGAGCAGCTTCCAGTTGGTCTCGCCATCACCGCGGTAGTAGATGGAGTAGACGAGGTCGTCATCATTGTCGTCGTGTGCGGCCCAGCGGATGGCGACGTAGTCGGGATCGCGGAAGGCCGGCGGCGCGAAATCCGCGCGCGCCGGGGCGGGCTGCGAAACCGTCGGGCCTCCCACCTGGATGGGCCCGCTGTCGTCGCCGCCCGAAGCCGAGGGCCGCGTTCCGGCCTGGAAGCGCGCGCCCGGTTGCACGGCGAGGTCGTCGAGCGCGGGCGCCACGTTCTTGGAGCGGTAATTCAGCGCGACGCTGTCGATGCGCGGCGGCTCGGAGCCGGGCCGCAGCACGGCCTTCCACTGCACGAAGCGCGCCGGCGGGACGTCGAGCGCGGCGTCCTTCGCCAGGTCCACCTTCTTCCACGGACTCCAGTTGCGGTCGGGATTGTCGACGTTGCCGGAGCGCGCGAACAGCTCCACATTGCCGCGGCCGCGATATTCGGCGCGTCCCCAGCGCGAGAAGATGCGGGCGTCGAAGACGTCGCTCTCGTAGGAGCCTTCGCTCTCGAGCGCGGAGCCCAGCGCGAAAACCTTTCCCAGGTTGCTGGTGGAGGCGTAGAGGCCGCCGCCGGGCGCGCGCGCGAAGCCGGAGACCTGGCTGGCGCTGGCCCCGAGCAGGTCGGTGAAGTCACCGTTGCGCTCGATGGCGTAGATGCGTCCCTTGTTGCCGGTGCCGGCGAGCAGGCGGCCGCGCGGGTCGAAAGCGAGCGCGTAGACCAGGTCGTCGCGCGAGGACCAAAGGCGCTTGGGCGAGCCGTCGGGGGCGATCTGGTAGATCTCGGAGCCGGTGACGGCACCGAAGATAGGCATGGGCAGCGGAACGGCGCCGGGCTGCAGCGTGGGCTGCCCCGGGGGGCCGGGCTGCTGCGGCTGCTGCGGATTCGCGGTCGAGGTGGTGCTGAAGGTGAAGCCCCCGGCCGTCGCCGCGGGCGTCGTGGGAGCGACCGCTCCGCCGGAGCGCTTCTCGCCGGTGCCGGCGGCGTAGATGTTGCCGTCCTTGTCGAGTGCGAGCGCGGTGATCTCCTTCTTCGGCGCGCTGTAGAGCACGAAGGCTTCGCCGGCCGGCGAAATGCGATAGACGAGCCCACTGCCGTCGGAGCCGGCGACGAGGTTCCCTTTCCCGTCGAGCGCGAGCACGCGGATGTGGGCCTCGTCGCTCTTGAAGAAGAGCGTGCCTTCCCCTTTCGGCGTGACGCGGAAGATCTCCCCGCGGTCACCGGTGGCGACATAGAGCGTGCCGTCGCCCGCGAGCGCGAGGTCCCAGATGTACTTGGTCTTGGGCTCGAAATAGACGCTGGAGCTGTAGGCCGGGTCGAGCGCGATCTCCGAGGAAGCGGTGGCTTGCGCTTCGCCGGTCTTCTCCGCCGGCTTTGGCTTGGCGGCCGCTGCGCCGGGCTCGATGCGGTAGACCTTGCCGTCGGGAGAGGTGCCGGCGTAGAGCACGCCGTTCTTGTCGACGACCAGCGCCTGCACCTGCAATTCCTTGGGCGCGAAGACGACGGTCGCCTGTCCCTCGGGCGTGACCTTATAGACGCGCGCGGGCGAGCCGGTCGCGAGGTAGGCGTTGCCCTTCGCGTCGCTCGCGATGGCCCAGATGTAGGTCGAGGGCGAGGTGTAGAGCAGCTTGAAGGCGGGCGCCAGCTCCAGGCCGCCGCCGGAGCGGATGGCGATGCCCTTGGCCGTGCCTTTCTCAAGCTCGTCGAAGGAGGACTGCTCCCAGGCGCGGGTGCCCTGCGCGAGGGCGAAGGAAGAAAGAAGAAGGAGCACGAGTGCGAACTTTCTCATAAGCATGAACCTTTAGTGTACGACTCGAAGCAGACGGCGAAAAGGCGCACTACCGCACGCGGGCAGAGATCCTTCGCTTCGCTCAGGATGACGGCTGCGGGCTCTCGGTCGCGCCGGCGACCTCACGCCCGCAAGATGCCGTCCCTTGATGGAGACGGTGATGATCTGCGCGCCGCTCACGACGTAGGAGAGCGGGTAGAGATCCTTCGCTTCGCTCAGGATGACGGCTGCGGGCTCCCGGTCGCCGCGGCGACCTCACGCCCGCAAAACGCCGTCACTTGATGGAGACGGTGATGATCTGCGCGCCGCTCACGACGTACGAGAGCGGAGTGGAAGCCTCGTCCACGGCGCTCTCGCCGGTGACGAGCATGTCGCGCGTGCCGCGCATGCCGTCCATCACGTTGATGACGGAGAGCGGCAGCGTGGGCATGACTTTGTCCTCGATCATCGCCTGCGGGTTGGGCTCGAGCAACGAAACGTAGAGATGGTCGTTGAGGTGCTCCTTGTTGAGCGCGGCGATGGTGGTGCCGAGATCGAAGCGCGTGCCCCAGTTCATGGACATGCGGCGCGCGCGGTCGAGCGTGTCGGCGTCGGACACCAGGATGCGCAGCGTGCCCTTCGGGGTGGACGTCGGCACCTTTACCGGGATCTGGCGGACGATGCGCTCGCCGCGATACGGCCGCAGCACGGCTTCGACCACGATCTGGTCGCCGGGCCGCGCTTCCGTCACGTTGACGCGCGCGCTTTCCAGCTTCGCGAACTTGCGCTCGCGGATGAGGTCGAGGTCCATGGTGACGCCCTCGATCTGAGGTCGGACGTAGGGGTTCTCGAAGATGCGTCCGAAGCGGTCGCCGAGCGAGATGGCCACCGCGAAGCTGGTGGGCGCGCCCGCGTCGAGCGGCGCGTACATGTTCTTCAGGTTGACGTCCGGGTACCCAGCGACGGTGATCTTGCCGGTCATGCGGAAGGTGATGTCGTCGCCCGCGTCGGTCATGCTCTGCAGCGAGTTGAAGACGGTCGCCATCATGAGCAGCGGCGTGATCTTGGAGTTCGACAAGACCTCGTACCGGTAGCTGCGCGGGGTCGAGCCGCCGTGCACGGTGAGCGTCACCGGGATCATGCGGGGCTCCTTGCCCATGCGACCCATGATGCCGGTGTGGCGGTCCTGCACGAAGGAGCCGACCTGCTCGGTGGCGTTGACGATCTTGAAAGCGTTGGCGGGCGAGGGCAGCGTGGCGAGCACGGTGGCCTTGGTCATCGGCATGTCGACCATGCCGAACTGGAGCAGCGGGTGGCCGCACGCCAGCAGGCGCTCGGGATCCATGTAGGTGACGGTGCAGGTGGCGGCGATGTTCATGTCGCCGCGCACCAGCAGCGCGCTCACGGCGGAACCGGGTTCCAGCGGCTCGGGCTGCTTCTCGTCGGAGACGGAGCCCGCGCCCATGACCGGCACCATGCCGGCGGAGGCGAACTGCGGAGAGAAGCGGCGCACCGCGTCTTCACTGAATCCGGAGAAGACCAGGGGCGCGCCGATGGGCTTCAGATATTGCGCGTAGGCGGCGGGCTCGGCGGCTTCGGGCACGGTCATGGACGTCCGGGTCGTGACCGCTTTCGGCTTGCCGCCGGAGACCGGCTCGGCCGGGACGGTGCGGTCGAGCTCGTTGATGGCCAGCATCTCCTCGATGGGCGTGACGCCGGCAATGGGCTCGCGCGAGAACTCGCCCAGCCGGAACGCGATGGCGCCGGCGAGCTTCCCGTTGAAGTAGACCGGGCTGCCGCTCATGCCGGCGACCACGCCGGTGTACTCCACTTTCTTGCCGTGCAGGCGGACGAGGATGACGTCGCTCTTCGGACCGTTGAAGTTGTTCTTCAGCACGCCGAGGACCTCGACCTCCATCGGCTCGGGCTTCACGCCTTCGAACACGGTGTAGGCGACGCCCCGCATCCCGGCCTTGATCTCGCTGACGGGCATGACCGCGGGTCCCTGGACAGCAGGGGCGGAAGTCGCGGCTACGGCTTTCGGGGTTTGGGCTGATCCGGCTGCGCAGAGGACGACAAGGAGCAGGACAGGAAGGCGCGAACAGACTGACTTTTTCATACCGCTTGGGCGGAGCCCCTCGGCGAAGCTGAAAAACGGCGGCCAAGGCCGCTCGTTTCGCGTGATCGTAAAGGGGTGATCCGGCATCTATACTAGCACCAGAATCTCTGGACCATTGGCAGCCATGTTCCCGAAAACAGCCTTAATCCGACGACTAAAAGTACTAATACTTGCGGCCCTGGCGCTGGCCCTGCTGGCCCCGCTTGGGCGGGCGCAAAGCTCGAGCTCGCAGAACTCCTCTTCCCAGCAGAACCCGCCGTCAAACCCGCAGGAGGGCGCGCCGTCCGCCGGCGGCCCCGAGGGCGACGTCGGCACCATTGCCGTGCCGAAGAAGAAGGAAGAGGCGCCGAAGGTCGAGAAGAAAGAGAAGTTCAAGCAGCCCGCAGGCCTGCCCGACTACTCCCTGCGGGTGGACGTCCCATCGGTCAACGTGGACGTGCTGGTGACGACCAAGGACGGCGGCTTCGTCCCGGGCCTGCGGCCGGAGAACTTCCGCATCCTGGAAGACGGCGTGCCGCAGAAGGTCACCAGCTTCAACCAGAGCGAGGCGCCCATCACCGCGGTGCTGCTGGTGGAGTTCGCCCACACCAGCTACTACTTCATCGACGACATGCTGAACGCGTCCTACAGCTTCACCCAGATGCTGAAGCCGCAGGACTGGGTGGCGGTGGTGTCGTACGACATGCGGACGAAGATCCTCACCGATTTCACGCAGGACAAGCGGCAGGTCTATGGCGCGCTCGGGACGATGCGCATCCCGGGGTTCAGCGAGACCAACCTGTTCGACGCGCTCTACGACACGCTCGACCGGCTGGAGCGCATCGAGGGACACAAGTACATCATCCTGGTCGCCAGCGGCGTCGACACCTTCAGCAAGCACACGCTCGACGACGCCTACAAGAAGGTCAAGGCCACGCCCGACGTGACCATCTACACCATCAGCACGGGCGGGTTCGTCCGCACGCTGGCGGAGAACCGCGGGATGTCGCCCATCACGAACCTCACCTACCTCCAGGCCGACAACCAGATGGCATCGTTCGCCAAGCAGACCGGCGGCGTCGCCTTCAAGCCGCGCTTCCCGGCGGAGTTCCCCGAGGTCTTCCGCGCCATCGGCGCGACCATCCGCAACCAGTACTCGCTCACCTACCACCCGACCAACACGGCCCAGGATGGCAGCTACCGCAAGATCAAGGTGGAGCTGGTGGACCCCTCGAGCGGCGGCAGGCTGAAGGTCGTCAACGAAAAAGGCAAGGAAGTGAAGTACCAGATCATCGCGCGCGACGGATACAACGCGAAGCACCAGGTGGAGTAGTCCCTAGTCCGCAGTGCGCGGAAAGCCCGGCGCAGCCGGGCTTTTCTATCTCACGTGGAAGAAGCGGTCCAGCACGAACATGAGCGCGACGCCGAGGAAGACGGTGACGGCGATGCGCCACCCGGGCTCGCGGTTGACCTCGGGCAGCAGGTCGGTGGCGGCGACGTAGATGGTCACTCCCGCCGAGAGCGGCAGGCCGGCGTCTACCGAGTGGCGGAAGACGGCCATGACCGCCACGCCCGCCAGGGTCGCGGCTCCCAGCATCACCGAGGCGCCCCACGACTTGAAGCGGCTGCGGCCGCTCGCCAGCATCACCGAGGTGACGGTGAAGCCCTCCGGCATCTTGTGCAGGAAGACGGCGAGGAAGACGATCCAGCCGAGCCAGTTCGAGACCAGGAAGCCGGAGGCGATGGCGATGCCGTCGAAGAACGCGTGGATGAGGAGCCCCAGCAGCACCGAGATGCTACGGTGCGGCGCCGCAAGCTCGTGTTCATGCGTCTCTTCGCCGAAGTGGAAGTGCCCGGTGACGGTGTGCTCGAAGAAGTGCACCAGCAGGTAGCCGGCGAGGATGAGCACCGGCGCCCAGCCGTTGCGATTCAGTTCCGGTTTCAGGCTTTCCGGAACCATCTCGATGAGCGCGGTGGCGAGCATGAAGCCGGAGCCGAGCGCGATGAAGTACTTGAGGTAGCGGCGCTCCCAGTGCTTCTGGACGATGATGGTGCCGCCCACCACGTTGGCGGTGGCCGCGGTCACGCCCAGCAGCATGGCAAGGATGATCGGCGACATGGTTATCCGCTGTGGCGAATATGCATGACGTCGCCGTCTTTCACAATGTAATCCTTGCCTTCCAGGCGCAGCGTGCCCTTGCCGCGCGCATTGGCTTCCGACCCGGCCTCGAGCAACTGGTCCCAGTGGATGGTCTCGGCGCGGATGAAATGCTTCTCCAGATCCGAGTGAATGGCGCCGGCGGCTTCCACGGCGCGCGAGCCGCGCTTCACCGTCCAGGCGCGGCACTCGTCTTCGCCGACGGTGAAGAACGAGATGAGGCCGAGCAGCTCGTAGGTCTTGCGGATCAGCCGCGCCAAGCCGCTCTCGGTCAGGCTGTAACTCGAGAGGAAGTCGGCGGCGTCGGCGTCGGACATCTCGGCCAGCTCTGCCTCTACCTTGCCGCAGATGGCGGTCGCGCCTGCGTTCGGCCGCGAGGCCACCTCCTTCAGGTTGAACTTTGCGACCGCGGCCTCCAAATCCTTGCCCAGGTCGGTGCTCTCGCTGATGTTCAGCACGTAGAGGATGGGCTTCTGGCTGAGGAACATGAAACCGCGGATCGCCTTCTCCTCGGGCGCCGAGAGCTCCATCTCGCGCAGCGGCTTCTCGCTCTCCAGCCACTTCTTCGCGCGCTGCAGCACGTCGTTCTCCGCCTGCAACTCGGGCGAGCGCATCTTCTTCAGGTCTTTTTCCAGACGCTCGAGGCGCTTCTCGATCTGTCCGAGGTCGGAGACCATGAGGTCGAAGTCCACGTTCTTGATGTCGCGCAGCGGGTCGAGCTCGCCGACGTGCGCGACCGCGGGATTGTCGAAGGCGCGCACCACATGGACCAGCGAATCCACATTGCGCAGCGTGCTGGCGTAGGCGGCCTCTTTCAGCGCCTCCTGGCCGACCGCGGCGACGTCCACGTATTCCACGCTGGCGTGCACCGTCTTCTTGGGATTGAACAGCGCCGAGAGCTTGTCCAGCCGCTCGTCGGGCACTTTCGCCACGCCGAGGTGCGCCTCGCGCGGGTTGGCGTGCTCCGCGACATGCGCCTTCGTCAGGATCTGGAAGAGCGCCGACTTGCCGACCTGGGGAAGACCGATGATCCCTGACTTCATTCCGTTCCCTTCTGCGGGTCGCTCAGCGGCCTTGCCGCCGCGAGCCCAAACTATTCAGTAGACCAGAGACGCAGGC includes the following:
- a CDS encoding SpoIVB peptidase S55 domain-containing protein; the protein is MPVSEIKAGMRGVAYTVFEGVKPEPMEVEVLGVLKNNFNGPKSDVILVRLHGKKVEYTGVVAGMSGSPVYFNGKLAGAIAFRLGEFSREPIAGVTPIEEMLAINELDRTVPAEPVSGGKPKAVTTRTSMTVPEAAEPAAYAQYLKPIGAPLVFSGFSEDAVRRFSPQFASAGMVPVMGAGSVSDEKQPEPLEPGSAVSALLVRGDMNIAATCTVTYMDPERLLACGHPLLQFGMVDMPMTKATVLATLPSPANAFKIVNATEQVGSFVQDRHTGIMGRMGKEPRMIPVTLTVHGGSTPRSYRYEVLSNSKITPLLMMATVFNSLQSMTDAGDDITFRMTGKITVAGYPDVNLKNMYAPLDAGAPTSFAVAISLGDRFGRIFENPYVRPQIEGVTMDLDLIRERKFAKLESARVNVTEARPGDQIVVEAVLRPYRGERIVRQIPVKVPTSTPKGTLRILVSDADTLDRARRMSMNWGTRFDLGTTIAALNKEHLNDHLYVSLLEPNPQAMIEDKVMPTLPLSVINVMDGMRGTRDMLVTGESAVDEASTPLSYVVSGAQIITVSIK
- a CDS encoding VWA domain-containing protein, whose product is MFPKTALIRRLKVLILAALALALLAPLGRAQSSSSQNSSSQQNPPSNPQEGAPSAGGPEGDVGTIAVPKKKEEAPKVEKKEKFKQPAGLPDYSLRVDVPSVNVDVLVTTKDGGFVPGLRPENFRILEDGVPQKVTSFNQSEAPITAVLLVEFAHTSYYFIDDMLNASYSFTQMLKPQDWVAVVSYDMRTKILTDFTQDKRQVYGALGTMRIPGFSETNLFDALYDTLDRLERIEGHKYIILVASGVDTFSKHTLDDAYKKVKATPDVTIYTISTGGFVRTLAENRGMSPITNLTYLQADNQMASFAKQTGGVAFKPRFPAEFPEVFRAIGATIRNQYSLTYHPTNTAQDGSYRKIKVELVDPSSGGRLKVVNEKGKEVKYQIIARDGYNAKHQVE
- a CDS encoding ZIP family metal transporter, which gives rise to MSPIILAMLLGVTAATANVVGGTIIVQKHWERRYLKYFIALGSGFMLATALIEMVPESLKPELNRNGWAPVLILAGYLLVHFFEHTVTGHFHFGEETHEHELAAPHRSISVLLGLLIHAFFDGIAIASGFLVSNWLGWIVFLAVFLHKMPEGFTVTSVMLASGRSRFKSWGASVMLGAATLAGVAVMAVFRHSVDAGLPLSAGVTIYVAATDLLPEVNREPGWRIAVTVFLGVALMFVLDRFFHVR
- the ychF gene encoding redox-regulated ATPase YchF, with the translated sequence MKSGIIGLPQVGKSALFQILTKAHVAEHANPREAHLGVAKVPDERLDKLSALFNPKKTVHASVEYVDVAAVGQEALKEAAYASTLRNVDSLVHVVRAFDNPAVAHVGELDPLRDIKNVDFDLMVSDLGQIEKRLERLEKDLKKMRSPELQAENDVLQRAKKWLESEKPLREMELSAPEEKAIRGFMFLSQKPILYVLNISESTDLGKDLEAAVAKFNLKEVASRPNAGATAICGKVEAELAEMSDADAADFLSSYSLTESGLARLIRKTYELLGLISFFTVGEDECRAWTVKRGSRAVEAAGAIHSDLEKHFIRAETIHWDQLLEAGSEANARGKGTLRLEGKDYIVKDGDVMHIRHSG